The sequence CCCCAAGGTATGGAGTTATCGCAAATTAAAGACCTATTGGGTACAAGCAGAAAATATATTGTACCCATATTAGAATACTACGATGGCTTGGGTATAACAAAACGCAGTGGCGATGTTAGGATATTAGGAGTTAAGGGGAGGGAATTATCAAAATGAACTTAAACCTCTTAAACACATTTATAACTATAGTTGAAGAAGGTAACTTCTCAAAGGCCGCAGCTAAGTTGCATTTATCTCAGCCAGCAGTTAGCATGCAGATGCAAACCCTTTCAACAGAACTAGGGATGAACCTATTTCTTAGGGTAGGCAAGAAAGTACAACTGACTGAAGGGGGTAACCTACTATATAATCAAGGGAAGTTGATTCTAAACAACTGGAGCGATGTACTGGCTCAACTTGATGCCTATAAGACACATATATCTGGTAAACTTAGAATTGGTGCAAGTACCATCCCTGGCCAATATTTTTTACCTAAGACCTTAAAGTCCTATAAAGAAAACTACCCCAATACGGATTTGTCAATAATCATCAAAGATTCCCAAGAGATAATACAAGAACTTACAGAAGGTAGCTTAGATATTGCCTTTATAGGTAAAAGAATAAATAAATCTGGTATTAGTTGTTGTAGGTGGTTACTGGATAAACTGGTTTTGATAAAAGCTAAGGACTTAGAAGTGTCTGTGGAACCCAATTCTAAAAAAGACTTTCTAAAAATCCCTTTTGTTGTACGAAAAGATGGTTCTGGAACTAGAAAATCAATGGAGGAAAGACTTAAAAATTTGGGAATAAAGATGGAGGATATGAACATCGTTTTAGAATTAGAAAGCACTGAGAACATCATAGCAGCTGTGGAAACTGGTATGGGAGTTTCCCTGGTTTCCGAAGTGGCCGCCCAAAGGGGTGTAAAACTAGGGACTTTGGACATCATTAGCTCTTCATTAGAAATAGAAAGAGAAATATACTATGCCTTTAGGCATGACCAATTAAAGAGTAATACTTTAGAGAGTTTTCTAGGTTACCTAGGAAATGGAGGAGGTGAAGCAGGGTGAAGATTAAATTAACAAGTTTTAGTACAGCAGCTGGTTGAGGCGCTAAAATAGGTCCGGGTGACCTCCAAGAAATTTTAGAGGATATTAAAACACCAAGGAATGGGGGACTTTTACTAGGATATGAAAAAGGGGATGATGGAGCTGTTTTCACCGTTCCAAGGGGTAAGGCCGTTGTGCAAACCTTAGATTTTTTTACTCCTATGGTGGATGATCCTTATATATTTGGTCAAATAACCGCAGCAAACGCATTAAGTGATATATACGCCATGGGGGGAGACCCTGTTTATGCACTAAACATAGTTGCTTTTCCTATCTGCACATTGCCAAAAGAAGTTCTTAAAAATATACTGTTAGGGTCTGCAGACAAACTTACAGAAGCAGGAGTAACAGTTATTGGAGGGCATAGCATAGATGATCCCCAGCCTAAATATGGATTAAGTGTATCGGGTTTTATAAATCCACACTCCATATGGCAAAACGATAGATGCGCTGAAGATCAAGATATAATCATAACTAAGCCTCTCGGGTCTGGAATAATAACCACTGCAATAAAAGGAGATATGGCAGAAGAATCTGCTATTCAAAGGGTAGTGGAAACAATGACTACCCTAAATAAAGGGGCAAAGGATATAATCAAAGAATTTAACATAACATGTTGTACGGACATAACAGGCTTTGGCTTAGTTGGTCACACTTTAGAAATAGCAAAAGCATCGAATTTGAACATAGTATATGACCACAATCTAATCCCATTTATTGAAGAGTCAAAAGAGTATGCTTCAATGGGGCTGATTCCAGCAGGGGCATATAGGAATAGGGAATATTTCAAAAAAGCAACTAAAATAAGCGAAATAGTTCCTCAATATTTAGATGACATACTACATGACCCTCAAACATCTGGAGGGCTATTGTTTAGCTGTAATCCTTCAGAAACAGAAGAAATACTTCGCAAATTAAATGAAGCTAATATACCTGGCACCAAAATAGGTAGTACAGAAAAAGGCACAGGCAATTTGCTGGTTTTTTAATCTATAATTTTTGCAAAAGTATTAAATTTGTAAAAACCATTGCATTAAGAATATAGATGGCATATAATAATATTGGGAATGGATGAGTTCTGGTGTGCTCTCTGGACTTCAAATCCAGTAGTGGGTATGAACAATATCCATGGTGGGTTCGATTCCCATGCATTCCCGCCATTTTTTTGACAACGAGAGTGAAAGATTTCACATTCACAATATATTGGAAAATTCTATAAAATCTGACACTTGGGGAGGACAGTATGTCTAAAAAAAATCTAATAATTACTCAGTATGTTAACAATAACCCTAATGAGGTTCAAGATGTTGTAATAGAAGAAGTACCTCTTACAATTTTTCTAAATGGTGAACAGTTTATTACATTATTATCAACACCTTTTCATCAAAAAGAACTGGCTATAGGCTTTATATTTTCAGAAGGCTTGATAGCAGGGACTGATGACATAAAGGAAATAGAAGTTCAAAATGAGCAAAATCTAGTTTATATTACCTTAACTAATAAAAGTCAGTTGACTAAAAAGCTATATGGTAAAAGGACTATAACTTCTGGTTGTGGTAAAGGTTCCATTTTTTACAATATTTTGGATTCACTACATACCACTAAGATAATCAATAAAGATACTTTTGAAGTTGAAAACATAGCCGCCTTAATGTCTGAGATGCAAAACAGCTCTACTCTTTTTAAAGAAACTGGAGGTGTTCATTCAGCAAGTTTGGCAGATAATAATAAAATATACTATACCTATGAAGATATAGGCAGACATAACGCAGTTGATAAAGTACTAGGGCGTGCCTTATTAGATGGTGTGAAAATAGAAGATAAAATGCTTATTACCAGTGGACGTTTGTCCTCTGAGATAGTACTAAAGGTTTTAAAGGCTAAGATGCCAATTTTAGTATCTAGATCAGCTCCAAGCTCATTGGCAGTTGAGCTAGCTAGAAAAAATGGTCTTACACTGTGTGGGTTTGTCAGAGGGAGAAAAATCAACTGCTACTCACACCCAGAAAGACTAACAAAAGGGGGATAAAAAATGATTCGCAACATAGTTTCTTTTATCTTGTTAGTGGGCACGGGAGGATTACTGTTAACTGAGACACTTTTTAGGTTAGACAATCCTGCTTTATCAGTCCCCATAGGTATATCGGGAATATTTTTTATTTCGGGAATCTATTATCATATAAGAGGGTTAAAAGG comes from Alkalicella caledoniensis and encodes:
- the selD gene encoding selenide, water dikinase SelD is translated as MGPGDLQEILEDIKTPRNGGLLLGYEKGDDGAVFTVPRGKAVVQTLDFFTPMVDDPYIFGQITAANALSDIYAMGGDPVYALNIVAFPICTLPKEVLKNILLGSADKLTEAGVTVIGGHSIDDPQPKYGLSVSGFINPHSIWQNDRCAEDQDIIITKPLGSGIITTAIKGDMAEESAIQRVVETMTTLNKGAKDIIKEFNITCCTDITGFGLVGHTLEIAKASNLNIVYDHNLIPFIEESKEYASMGLIPAGAYRNREYFKKATKISEIVPQYLDDILHDPQTSGGLLFSCNPSETEEILRKLNEANIPGTKIGSTEKGTGNLLVF
- the fdhD gene encoding formate dehydrogenase accessory sulfurtransferase FdhD encodes the protein MSKKNLIITQYVNNNPNEVQDVVIEEVPLTIFLNGEQFITLLSTPFHQKELAIGFIFSEGLIAGTDDIKEIEVQNEQNLVYITLTNKSQLTKKLYGKRTITSGCGKGSIFYNILDSLHTTKIINKDTFEVENIAALMSEMQNSSTLFKETGGVHSASLADNNKIYYTYEDIGRHNAVDKVLGRALLDGVKIEDKMLITSGRLSSEIVLKVLKAKMPILVSRSAPSSLAVELARKNGLTLCGFVRGRKINCYSHPERLTKGG
- a CDS encoding selenium metabolism-associated LysR family transcriptional regulator, producing the protein MNLNLLNTFITIVEEGNFSKAAAKLHLSQPAVSMQMQTLSTELGMNLFLRVGKKVQLTEGGNLLYNQGKLILNNWSDVLAQLDAYKTHISGKLRIGASTIPGQYFLPKTLKSYKENYPNTDLSIIIKDSQEIIQELTEGSLDIAFIGKRINKSGISCCRWLLDKLVLIKAKDLEVSVEPNSKKDFLKIPFVVRKDGSGTRKSMEERLKNLGIKMEDMNIVLELESTENIIAAVETGMGVSLVSEVAAQRGVKLGTLDIISSSLEIEREIYYAFRHDQLKSNTLESFLGYLGNGGGEAG